From one Lasioglossum baleicum chromosome 11, iyLasBale1, whole genome shotgun sequence genomic stretch:
- the LOC143213455 gene encoding uncharacterized protein LOC143213455, which produces MGECNGTLRNLRNEMRKAHATGYLANVFGGSCGNRCSTSWSKCYERRVRVPMTDRRLKLNFSAETSSLDAAWAADQSGMAPRGQGTHGGAVRQGGREAVRQGGRQAGRQASRQAVRQAGSRRADRTWTARGAFAAQDAYRMLNIKAARGQQRSDVVRGVCLRHLAWKSHLR; this is translated from the exons ATGGGTGAGTGCAATGGTACGCTGCGAAATCTGCGGAACGAAATGCGGAAAGCGCATGCTACTGGATATCTGGCAAACGTGTTCGGTGGCAGTTGTGGAAACAG gtgtagtacatcgtgGAGTAAGTGTTACGAACGAAGGGTGCGCGTTCCGATGACCGATAGGaggttgaaattgaatttttctgccgAAACCTCTTCGCTGGACGCAGCATGGGCAGCGGACCAGAGTGGAATGGCTCCTAGAGGGCAGGGTACACACGGAGGAGCAGTCAGGCAGGGAGGCAGAGAGGCAGTCAGGCAGGGAGGCAGGCAAGCAGGGAGGCAGGCAAGCAGGCAAGCagtcaggcaggcaggcagcagGCGGGCAGACAGAACGTGGACTGCACGCGGTGCATTCGCCGCGCAGGATGCATATCGCATGCTAAATATAAAAGCAGCTCGCGGGCAGCAACGGAGCGACGTGGTGCGCGGCGTATGCCTACGCCATCTTGCATGGAAGAGTCATTTGCGTTAG